A stretch of the Elephas maximus indicus isolate mEleMax1 chromosome 3, mEleMax1 primary haplotype, whole genome shotgun sequence genome encodes the following:
- the LOC126071286 gene encoding uncharacterized protein LOC126071286 translates to METTPPGNRGQRQDFRRGGQQFLDPEGKADRDCHRGRGGGGTQRGWSLLRASLSPPPTSSQAPVSSPLSHLKPPHTWSRGSRFWRPPGKPPGASSSAECRQKAVTLQFSHKQSFSVGYKLMPVTMALRVNIHCLLNACEGIQARRDLTIGTYRAYQGQPLWGDLLSAPEAGSHPFCPSHRGHRQPQSVPSAGLELLVPREPLGAHPLPRWLVNLLSDDADKLKLVLQLHGPVAVYADASRRSFAFHSQGFCSDSSCRESGQGCPALANQKARLAPGTPPSVTSPNRPRKPRPVALFGKGGEGRFSRAGKKSCVSREVEKTLPRQRSRYNISPEKYRGQQLEQLDRIVFLVVYACWKITLLAHQELTVAAVRHQWLCPRVCQKHLWHHHGHQLHSTATCSWAALSRHPAFHQDFPSPHPHPPLERSRQGCFQEAFLSLTPDPLLLALCVGKV, encoded by the exons ATGGAGACAACGCCTCCAGGCAATCGCGGTCAAAGGCAGGATTTCCGTCGGGGCGGCCAGCAATTCCTGGATCCCGAGGGGAAAGCGGACCGAGACTGCcaccgggggcgggggggaggaggCACCCAGAGAGGCTGGTCCCTGCTGAGAGC CTCCCTCAGCCCTCCTCCCACGTCCTCCCAGGCCCCTGTCTCCAGCCCCTTGTCCCATCTGAAGCCCCCGCATACCTGGTCCAGGGGAAGCCGGTTCTGGCGACCCCCGGGCAAGCCACCTGGCGCTTCCAGCAGTGCCGAGTGCCGAC AGAAGGCCGTCACTCTCCAGTTCAGCCACAAGCAGTCCTTCAGTGTGGGCTACAAGTTGATGCCAGTGACCATGGCCTTGAGGGTCAACATTCACTGCCTCCTCAAT GCCTGTGAGGGGATCCAGGCCAGGAGGGATCTGACCATTGGGACCTACAGGGCCTACCAAGGCCAG CCTTTGTGGGGTGATCTGCTGAGCGCCCCCGAGGCCGGGTCACACCCTTTCTGCCCCTCCCACCGCGGGCACAGGCAGCCGCAGAGCGTCCCCTCCGCTGGCCTAGAACTGCTTGTGCCACGTGAACCGCTCGGTGCCCACCCTCTGCCTCGCTGGCTGGTGAACTTGCTCTCGGATGATGCCGACAAGCTGAAGCTGGTGCTGCAGCTGCATGGCCCCGTGGCTGTCTACGCCGACGCCTCACGACGCTCCTTCGCCTTCCATTCCCAGGGCTTCTGCTCTGACAGCAGCTGCAGAGAGTCTGGCCAGGGCTGCCCCGCGCTCGCCAATCAGAAGGCGAGGCTGGCTCCGGGCACGCCTCCTTCCGTGACGTCACCCAACCGGCCCCGGAAGCCCCGCCCCGTGGCCTTGTTTGGGAAAGGCGGAGAGGGGCGTTTCTCCAGGGCTGGAAAAAAGTCGTGTGTGAGCCGCGAGGTTGAGAAAACACTGCCTCGTCAGCGCTCGCGTTATAACATAAGCCCTGAAAAGTACAG AGGTCAGCAGCTAGAGCAGCTGGACCGCATTGTGTTCCTGGTGGTGTATGCCTGCTGGAAGATTACCCTATTGGCTCATCAAGAACTCACTGTCGCTGCTGTGCGGCACCAGTGGCTATGTCCTCGTGTCTGCCAAAAACACTTGTGGCATCACCACGGCCACCAACTGCATTCCACTGCCACCTGTAGCTGGGCAGCCCTCAGCAGACATCCTGCCTTTCACCAAGACTTCCCATCCCCCCACCCACACCCGCCTCTTGAGAGAAGCAGGCAA GGCTGTTTTCAGGAGGCCTTCCtgtccctgacccctgaccccttGCTTCTGGCCCTG TGCGTGGGAAAGGTGTGA
- the LOC126072784 gene encoding interferon alpha-inducible protein 6-like, producing MRQKAVSLVLCYLLLFTCLGVEAGKSSDDRSKDSGSGFWDALPYMVVGGGLMAAGLPVLGFTSAGIAANSMAAWMMSWSAVLNGGGVPAGGLVATLQSLGATGGGSAVMAKVGAGLGYVAHKTLASGKEEGDEEE from the exons ATGCGGCAGAAGGCGGTATCGCTCGTTCTGTGCTACCTGCTACTCTTCACCTGCCTAGGAGTGGAGGCAG GCAAGAGCTCCGATGACAGGTCAAAGGACAGCGGCTCTGGGTTCTGGGATGCCCTGCCCTACATGGTGGTCGGAGGAG GGCTCATGGCCGCGGGGTTGCCGGTGCTGGGCTTCACCAGTGCCGGCATCGCCGCCAACTCCATGGCCGCCTGGATGATGAGCTGGTCTGCGGTGCTGAACGGTGGCGGTGTGCCTGCTGGAGGCCTGGTGGCCACTCTCCAGAGCCTCG GGGCTACCGGTGGCGGCAGTGCCGTCATGGCCAAGGTTGGTGCCGGTCTGGGCTACGTGGCCCATAAGACCCTTGCCAgtgggaaggaagaaggggatgAAGAGGAGTAG